Proteins found in one Rhodobacteraceae bacterium D3-12 genomic segment:
- the wecC gene encoding UDP-N-acetyl-D-mannosamine dehydrogenase yields the protein MFERISMIGLGYIGLPTAALFAAYGHRVIGVDVSPHVVDTINAGKIHIVEPELDGLVHKAVREGMLSASLTPEPADAFIIAVPTPFKAGYEPDLSYIESAAAMIAPVLAPGNIVILESTSPIGATQQMAEWLAEARPDLSFPQTAGDAADVQVAHCPERVLPGHVVRELVENDRIIGGMSARATEMATAMYKLVVKGDCIATDAKTAEMCKLVENSSRDVQIAFANELSIICDKFDIDVWELISLANRHPRVNILQPGAGVGGHCIAVDPWFIVASAPEEAKLIHAARLGNDAKPDWVLAKGKSAVMDVLSANPSRAMGDIKVACLGLAFKPDIDDLRESPALDITRRFGEIGCQVLAVEPNIDTLPATLDGLPITLTPLDDAINAADVICVLVKHSAFETLKDAIPNTKPIVDVVGI from the coding sequence ATGTTCGAGCGTATTTCGATGATCGGATTGGGCTATATCGGCCTGCCCACTGCTGCGCTGTTTGCGGCCTATGGCCACCGGGTGATCGGTGTGGATGTGTCGCCGCATGTGGTCGACACGATCAACGCCGGCAAGATCCACATCGTCGAGCCCGAGCTTGACGGTCTGGTCCACAAGGCGGTGCGCGAGGGCATGCTATCGGCCAGCCTGACGCCGGAACCGGCGGATGCGTTTATCATCGCTGTGCCGACCCCGTTCAAGGCGGGTTATGAGCCCGATCTCAGCTATATTGAATCCGCCGCCGCGATGATCGCCCCGGTGCTGGCGCCCGGCAACATTGTGATCCTCGAAAGCACCTCGCCGATTGGCGCGACCCAGCAGATGGCCGAATGGCTGGCCGAGGCGCGTCCCGACCTCAGCTTTCCGCAGACCGCGGGCGATGCGGCGGATGTGCAGGTGGCGCATTGCCCCGAGCGGGTGCTGCCCGGCCATGTGGTGCGCGAGCTGGTCGAGAACGACCGCATCATTGGCGGCATGAGCGCCCGCGCGACCGAGATGGCGACCGCCATGTACAAGCTGGTGGTCAAGGGCGATTGCATTGCCACCGACGCCAAAACCGCCGAGATGTGCAAGCTGGTCGAGAACTCTTCACGCGATGTGCAGATCGCCTTTGCCAACGAGCTCAGCATCATTTGCGACAAGTTCGACATCGATGTCTGGGAGCTGATCAGCCTCGCCAACCGCCACCCGAGGGTCAACATCCTGCAACCGGGGGCCGGTGTGGGCGGGCATTGCATTGCGGTCGATCCGTGGTTCATCGTCGCCTCCGCCCCGGAGGAGGCCAAGCTGATCCATGCCGCGCGGCTGGGCAATGATGCCAAGCCCGACTGGGTGCTGGCCAAGGGCAAATCGGCGGTGATGGATGTGCTGTCAGCCAACCCGTCGCGCGCGATGGGCGATATCAAGGTGGCCTGCCTTGGCCTCGCCTTCAAACCCGACATCGACGACCTGCGCGAGAGCCCCGCGCTCGACATCACCCGCCGCTTTGGCGAGATCGGCTGTCAGGTGCTCGCGGTCGAACCAAATATCGACACGCTGCCCGCAACCCTCGACGGGCTGCCCATCACCCTGACCCCACTGGACGATGCTATCAACGCCGCCGATGTGATCTGCGTCCTCGTCAAACACTCCGCGTTCGAAACCCTCAAAGACGCAATCCCAAACACCAAACCAATCGTCGATGTCGTCGGAATTTGA
- a CDS encoding heparin lyase I family protein: protein MANANKTWSYSEQPGDIRRFEVRQDDFYDNPNTDPAQDDESQGKNRSEIGSLKSMQFGREFTVEFDFLLEAGPSNSADFLLLAQFHQTEDRDEDGNTLDAAASPPVALQLRGDRLEVSARTDPNEITTGTPDRIVVPGYDTPTTSTMYIDSDPVPRDTWINIRFEVVFDYNGEGELRVYRDDVMIVDYNGPLGYNDDVGPYLQMGLYRGKLSGPIPETMAAQFRNLEVTADGLPPAMDGTAGDDNIAANQIGFWEDEVLNGFAGNDTLDGGFGADTMNGGSGDDIYVVNHVGDVVNERDGGVDQGGTDQVRSYIDYTLGDDLENLILWDTADINGTGNAKNNTIQGNTGNNVLRGLDGDDEVLGDLGDDEVYGDGGNDKVYGSSGNDSVFGGDGDDELYGEDGDDSMIGGAGNDTLEGGDGSDTMIGGLGDDDYVVTEATDVVVENAGEGRDTARVAFNYDIGVDSHIEVLNTIDQNATTAINLYASDQDNEVRGNNGANALYGRGGADFMQGFDGDDTLYGGTGNDSLFGGAGNDTILGEAGADSIQGEAGNDSIDGGDSADSLYGGDGSDTLRGSEGNDQLYGEAGNDSLIADTGNDTLEGGAGDDTMRGGLGDDNYVVTDSGDVVIEAAGEGRDTVRASVSFQATASAEIEVLNTTNQSATDAINLTGTDIDNEIRGNNGANTLVGRGGDDSMQGFAGNDLLSGDAGNDTMFGGDGNDTLNGFGDNDSMQGEAGDDSLTGGAGNDTMFGGNDNDTLHGEDGADSIQGEAGNDSLFGNDGSDTIYGGDGDDTLDGGADADNLSGGDGSDILIGGAGDDTMNGGEGVDHMTGGDGNDQYTVSDNGETVVELAGGGSDTVRAGVISTLEPLARSKLSTRSTCPPMSTSILPVTTPTTRFAATTAPTALMVVAAMTSCIPILAMTPFWAALAMTLLGQVPVMMKSTAARATTTFAVRQGTIPSSPVTVPIWSMVGRKTTASTAARAMTLCVARTA from the coding sequence TTGGCCAATGCCAACAAGACTTGGAGCTATTCCGAGCAACCCGGTGACATCAGACGCTTCGAGGTGCGCCAGGACGATTTCTATGACAATCCAAATACCGATCCGGCCCAGGACGACGAGTCTCAAGGCAAGAACCGCTCTGAGATCGGCTCACTCAAAAGCATGCAGTTCGGCCGCGAATTTACGGTAGAGTTCGATTTCCTCCTCGAAGCGGGCCCATCCAACAGCGCTGATTTCCTGCTATTGGCACAATTCCACCAGACCGAAGACCGCGATGAAGACGGTAATACACTCGATGCCGCGGCCAGCCCGCCGGTGGCGCTGCAATTGCGTGGCGACCGGTTGGAAGTTTCCGCACGGACCGATCCCAACGAGATTACGACCGGCACCCCTGACCGGATCGTTGTGCCCGGGTACGACACGCCCACGACCAGCACGATGTATATCGACTCGGACCCTGTGCCGCGTGATACATGGATCAACATCCGCTTTGAGGTGGTGTTCGATTACAACGGCGAGGGCGAGCTGCGCGTCTATCGCGACGATGTGATGATCGTCGATTACAACGGCCCGCTTGGCTATAACGACGATGTTGGCCCCTATCTTCAGATGGGTCTCTATCGCGGCAAGCTCTCCGGTCCCATTCCCGAAACCATGGCGGCCCAGTTCCGCAACCTCGAAGTGACGGCGGACGGCTTGCCTCCGGCGATGGACGGCACCGCAGGTGATGACAACATCGCAGCGAACCAGATCGGCTTCTGGGAAGACGAAGTTCTGAACGGTTTCGCCGGCAACGACACGCTTGACGGCGGCTTTGGTGCCGACACGATGAATGGCGGATCCGGCGATGACATCTATGTCGTCAACCACGTCGGTGACGTGGTCAACGAACGCGATGGCGGAGTCGATCAAGGCGGCACCGATCAGGTGCGCAGCTATATCGACTACACGCTCGGTGATGATCTCGAAAACCTAATCCTCTGGGATACGGCCGATATCAACGGTACCGGCAATGCCAAGAACAACACGATCCAGGGGAACACCGGCAACAACGTGCTGCGTGGCCTAGATGGCGACGACGAGGTTCTCGGTGATCTCGGTGACGACGAGGTGTACGGCGACGGCGGCAATGACAAGGTCTACGGCTCGTCCGGGAATGACAGCGTTTTTGGTGGCGACGGCGACGACGAGCTTTACGGCGAAGACGGCGACGACAGCATGATCGGCGGCGCGGGCAACGACACGCTCGAAGGCGGTGACGGGTCCGACACAATGATCGGCGGGTTGGGCGATGACGATTACGTTGTCACCGAAGCCACGGACGTGGTGGTCGAAAATGCCGGCGAGGGGCGCGATACCGCACGCGTCGCCTTCAACTATGACATCGGTGTGGACAGCCATATCGAGGTGCTGAACACTATTGATCAGAACGCTACCACGGCGATCAATCTCTATGCATCCGACCAAGATAACGAAGTGCGTGGCAACAACGGGGCCAACGCGCTCTATGGTCGCGGCGGCGCCGATTTCATGCAGGGCTTTGACGGCGATGACACCCTATATGGCGGTACCGGTAATGACAGCCTATTCGGCGGTGCCGGCAATGACACCATTCTGGGCGAAGCCGGGGCCGACAGCATTCAGGGCGAAGCCGGCAACGACAGCATCGATGGCGGTGACTCGGCCGATAGCCTTTATGGCGGAGATGGTAGCGACACGCTGCGTGGCAGCGAAGGCAATGACCAGCTTTATGGCGAGGCTGGCAATGACAGCCTAATTGCTGACACCGGCAACGACACGCTCGAAGGCGGCGCAGGCGACGACACGATGCGTGGCGGTTTGGGCGATGACAACTATGTTGTCACGGACAGCGGTGATGTGGTCATCGAAGCCGCCGGCGAAGGACGCGACACAGTGCGCGCCTCGGTGTCCTTTCAGGCGACGGCTTCGGCTGAGATCGAAGTTCTCAACACCACCAACCAATCCGCAACCGATGCGATCAACCTGACTGGTACGGATATCGACAATGAAATCCGCGGCAACAATGGCGCCAACACCCTCGTCGGGCGGGGCGGCGACGACAGCATGCAGGGTTTTGCCGGAAATGACCTTTTGTCGGGCGATGCGGGCAACGACACGATGTTCGGCGGCGACGGCAACGATACGCTGAACGGTTTCGGCGACAATGACAGCATGCAGGGCGAAGCCGGCGACGACAGCCTCACTGGCGGCGCTGGCAATGACACTATGTTCGGTGGCAATGACAACGACACGTTGCACGGCGAAGATGGTGCCGACAGCATACAGGGCGAAGCGGGCAATGACAGCCTGTTCGGTAACGACGGCAGCGATACGATATATGGCGGCGACGGCGATGATACGCTCGACGGTGGCGCCGATGCTGACAACCTCTCGGGTGGCGACGGATCAGACATTCTGATCGGTGGGGCCGGGGATGATACGATGAACGGCGGCGAGGGCGTCGATCACATGACCGGCGGCGATGGCAACGATCAATATACCGTCTCCGACAACGGTGAAACGGTTGTCGAGCTTGCGGGCGGCGGCTCTGACACCGTTCGCGCGGGGGTGATTTCGACGCTGGAACCACTGGCGAGATCGAAGTTATCAACGCGATCGACGTGTCCTCCTATGTCGACCTCAATCTTGCCGGTGACAACACCAACAACGAGATTCGCGGCAACAACGGCGCCAACCGCCTTGATGGTCGTGGCGGCAATGACCAGCTGTATTCCTATCTTGGCGATGACACCCTTCTGGGCGGCACTGGCAATGACACTGCTTGGGCAGGTTCCGGTAATGATGAAATCGACGGCGGCGAGGGCAACGACAACCTTCGCGGTGAGGCAGGGAACGATACCATCCTCGCCGGTGACGGTGCCGATCTGGTCTATGGTGGGTCGGAAGACGACAGCATCGACGGCGGCGCGGGCAATGACACTTTGCGTGGCGAGGACGGCATAG
- a CDS encoding CAP domain-containing protein — protein MPTPTAFEQELLEMINRARLDPAGEFDALIVDAASQTGASAEITNALRYFGVDATAFGEQMAAYDAVAPLAWNLALSSAAQDHSDEMIAADAQSHQLPGESGLGDRISAAGYNNWTNLSENVYAYTKSALYGHAGFVIDWGYDDEDYSGNSRLSDWQTLGDGMQDPAGHRNTIMSATLTEVGIAAVAENNNSTSVGPYVVTQDFGSRWDYAAQLLGVVIEDQDGDRFYDAGEGLGGITVTITNSGGQVATTTTWSSGGYQVSLSPGSYTVDFSGAGLSGSIQHQITMGSENLKLDAFAADAAQGADAGDNDLTGTGNDDTLDGLAGNDTLNGLDGDDSLLGGDDDDWITPGAGNDTVDGGTGSDMVSFVDLGAGVIVNLQDNTAQSGADTKLLTNIENVTGTIYGDFIRGDDGDNRLRGLGNYDWIVGSEGADYIDGGSGRDMVSYVYSDAAVTVDLGAGRGSAGQADGDRYESIERVTGSVYSDLFYGSSGEDEFRGLGGYDWFVGSDGGRDRYDGGSGYDTVAYSSATSGVTASLLLGRGSGGDAESDLYTSIESLTGSSFDDMLTGDSGRNILRGMYGEDTILGGGGVDYITGGGSDDYLDGGSGWDAAIYSGNRADYTVTQNASGVTVSALSGGEGIDELYNFEAIQFADDLMYL, from the coding sequence ATGCCGACACCAACTGCGTTCGAACAGGAACTGCTTGAAATGATAAACCGGGCCCGATTGGACCCGGCCGGAGAATTTGACGCGCTGATCGTTGATGCAGCCAGCCAAACCGGGGCAAGTGCCGAGATCACGAACGCTTTGCGCTATTTCGGTGTGGATGCCACGGCCTTTGGTGAACAGATGGCGGCCTATGATGCCGTCGCGCCGCTGGCATGGAATTTGGCGCTGTCTTCGGCGGCACAGGATCACAGCGACGAAATGATTGCCGCCGATGCGCAGTCTCACCAGTTGCCCGGTGAGTCGGGTCTCGGCGACCGCATCAGCGCAGCAGGCTATAACAATTGGACCAATCTAAGCGAGAACGTCTATGCCTATACCAAATCGGCTCTGTATGGGCATGCGGGTTTCGTAATCGACTGGGGCTATGACGACGAAGACTATAGCGGCAATAGCCGGTTGTCAGATTGGCAAACTCTGGGCGACGGCATGCAAGATCCCGCTGGACACCGCAACACGATCATGTCGGCCACCCTGACCGAGGTCGGCATCGCCGCCGTTGCCGAAAACAACAACAGCACCAGCGTCGGCCCCTATGTGGTCACACAGGATTTCGGCAGCCGTTGGGATTACGCCGCGCAACTCCTTGGGGTTGTGATCGAAGATCAGGATGGCGACCGCTTTTACGACGCTGGCGAAGGCCTTGGCGGAATCACGGTGACCATCACCAATTCTGGAGGCCAAGTTGCCACAACCACCACATGGTCAAGCGGCGGTTATCAGGTTTCATTGTCACCGGGCAGCTATACCGTTGATTTCAGCGGCGCAGGCCTGAGCGGCTCGATCCAGCACCAGATCACGATGGGATCAGAAAACCTCAAGCTTGACGCGTTTGCAGCAGATGCAGCGCAGGGCGCAGACGCCGGGGACAATGACCTAACTGGCACCGGAAACGACGATACGCTGGACGGGCTGGCCGGGAATGACACGCTGAACGGGTTGGATGGTGATGACAGCTTGCTAGGCGGGGACGATGACGACTGGATCACGCCCGGTGCGGGCAATGACACGGTTGATGGCGGCACGGGCTCGGACATGGTGAGCTTTGTCGATCTGGGCGCCGGGGTGATCGTCAATCTGCAAGACAACACAGCTCAATCAGGGGCCGACACCAAACTGCTGACCAATATCGAGAATGTCACCGGCACGATTTACGGCGATTTCATTCGCGGCGATGACGGCGACAACCGGCTTCGCGGTCTGGGCAATTATGACTGGATTGTCGGATCCGAGGGCGCGGATTACATTGATGGCGGTAGCGGGCGTGACATGGTGTCTTATGTCTATTCCGATGCGGCCGTTACCGTTGATTTGGGTGCAGGACGTGGCAGCGCGGGTCAGGCGGATGGCGACCGTTATGAAAGCATCGAACGCGTCACCGGTTCGGTCTATTCCGACCTGTTCTATGGCTCGTCGGGCGAAGATGAGTTCCGCGGTCTTGGCGGCTATGACTGGTTTGTCGGCTCGGACGGTGGTCGGGATCGTTATGACGGCGGCAGCGGCTATGATACGGTTGCCTATTCGTCTGCGACCTCTGGCGTTACCGCTTCGCTCCTGCTTGGGCGCGGCTCCGGCGGTGATGCTGAAAGTGACCTTTATACCTCAATTGAAAGCCTGACCGGATCGAGTTTCGACGATATGTTAACGGGTGACAGCGGCCGTAATATCCTGCGCGGCATGTATGGCGAGGATACGATCCTTGGCGGTGGCGGAGTTGACTATATCACCGGCGGCGGCAGCGATGATTACCTCGATGGAGGCTCGGGCTGGGACGCCGCGATTTATAGCGGCAACCGCGCAGACTACACCGTTACACAGAACGCGTCGGGCGTGACCGTCTCTGCGCTGAGCGGTGGCGAAGGCATAGACGAGCTATACAACTTCGAAGCCATCCAGTTCGCTGACGACTTAATGTACCTGTAA
- a CDS encoding LuxR C-terminal-related transcriptional regulator: protein MSPAAAALYRDRQGRPRLSPREFEVLHAVARGMTTVQIAEFLHLSPKTVDNHRASLLRKMNTSSTAALLVAAIREGMIDLGAADASARDENSERDP from the coding sequence ATCTCGCCTGCGGCAGCCGCGCTCTATCGTGATCGACAAGGGCGTCCGCGTCTTAGCCCGCGAGAGTTTGAGGTTCTGCATGCCGTTGCCCGTGGCATGACCACGGTTCAAATCGCCGAGTTTTTGCATCTCAGCCCCAAGACGGTGGACAACCACCGCGCCAGCCTGTTGCGCAAAATGAATACGTCCTCGACTGCGGCGCTGTTGGTGGCTGCAATCCGCGAAGGGATGATTGACCTTGGCGCCGCTGACGCCTCGGCCCGTGACGAAAATTCTGAACGCGATCCATAG
- a CDS encoding response regulator transcription factor — MTIRLVVADDHQLFLSGLTSLLAGAEGMEVVATAHNGIQAIAVIKRHQPDVALLDLTMPGANGFEVFSEVRRWSPDTACVVLTGTIQPTLLDELDRAGAAGLMLKSAPRKS, encoded by the coding sequence ATGACGATCCGTCTTGTTGTCGCCGACGATCATCAGCTTTTTCTGTCCGGGCTGACTTCGCTCTTGGCTGGCGCTGAAGGAATGGAGGTCGTGGCGACCGCGCACAACGGGATACAGGCCATCGCCGTGATCAAGCGGCACCAGCCCGATGTCGCCCTGCTTGACCTGACAATGCCCGGTGCCAACGGGTTCGAGGTATTCTCCGAGGTCCGCCGCTGGTCGCCCGACACCGCCTGCGTGGTGCTGACCGGGACGATCCAACCCACTCTGCTCGATGAGCTTGACCGCGCCGGTGCCGCAGGACTCATGCTGAAATCCGCCCCCCGGAAGAGCTGA
- a CDS encoding sensor histidine kinase: MIVGDNKTDRHRLPRFDWLQVLRLGVLLFWVSLSVFATSANSQSPAPGADTIPDLRLSQPRDIADTVAHFGYLFDPLHVLTVEELHNAGSGAPVFRQIPKGSIDFGYTKSAVWLRMDILNDVENTQNWVMRFHENFKQEFDMWVFKAEGDAAHIVHQRRYSSFHTRPVMFGQLAAPFELSPGEEATVYVRFWSEGSSLLPVSIATADEFARASGRILARNFTFYGIIAAIIVAALIGAIFFSSIVAAVFAGYLGFVLMFVMQSDGTAFQYIYPAFPGFNSIASVVWGGGFILFSAIYARTFLRTRQEFPIIDFWLKALMGTVFALWLGMLFADRQQIKLFFVMLSLITILSCLGASLVVARRHFRKVRFYVFGWSAAVGSSLLFNLIHVFGLEVNPEVQTNTMRATMAIDALFMGLAIVDRYNQMRQTRQQALHASLEAAQRNLELTRRMANLERQLDLLDTASRQRDEAFANTIHDLRQPLHALRLRVLGEADGRLAKGAEREKTNQSFNYLETLISEHLSAVQGGVGSLEGAGEPVVEVTDSAQDITMGNVLSGVYEMFLPDAAAKGLDFRMVSTSLKTPVPPLVLMRVLSNLVSNAIRYTEEGRVLLGCRRYGDMISIEVHDQGPGLDPAEFARARERDVRLVREDHPADGFGYGLAIVGNLVAEHGGTLERVTRCSSGLGVAVRLPMSK, translated from the coding sequence ATGATCGTCGGCGACAACAAGACGGATCGTCATAGACTACCTCGTTTTGATTGGCTGCAGGTGCTGCGACTTGGCGTCCTGCTGTTTTGGGTCAGCTTATCGGTCTTTGCCACATCCGCCAACTCGCAAAGCCCGGCGCCGGGTGCGGATACGATTCCCGATCTCAGGCTGAGCCAGCCGCGCGACATTGCCGATACGGTTGCGCATTTTGGCTATCTGTTCGACCCGTTGCATGTGCTGACGGTGGAGGAGCTACATAATGCTGGATCGGGCGCACCGGTTTTTCGTCAGATCCCGAAGGGCAGCATCGACTTCGGCTATACCAAGAGCGCGGTCTGGCTGCGCATGGATATTTTGAATGACGTTGAGAATACGCAAAACTGGGTGATGCGGTTCCACGAGAATTTCAAACAGGAATTCGACATGTGGGTGTTCAAAGCAGAAGGCGATGCCGCGCATATCGTGCATCAACGTCGCTACAGCTCCTTTCACACGCGACCGGTAATGTTTGGTCAGCTTGCCGCACCGTTCGAGCTGTCACCGGGAGAAGAAGCGACGGTGTATGTGCGGTTCTGGTCCGAGGGAAGTTCGCTGTTGCCCGTCTCGATCGCGACGGCGGATGAGTTTGCCAGAGCGTCGGGACGAATCCTCGCGCGAAACTTTACCTTTTACGGCATCATCGCTGCGATCATCGTTGCCGCGCTGATCGGGGCGATATTTTTCTCAAGCATAGTGGCGGCGGTGTTTGCCGGGTATCTCGGGTTCGTTCTGATGTTCGTGATGCAGAGTGACGGCACCGCCTTCCAGTATATCTATCCGGCGTTTCCGGGATTTAACTCTATTGCCTCTGTGGTCTGGGGCGGCGGGTTTATCCTGTTCAGCGCGATTTATGCACGGACATTCCTGCGGACCAGGCAAGAGTTTCCGATCATTGATTTCTGGCTCAAGGCGCTGATGGGCACGGTTTTTGCGCTGTGGCTGGGGATGCTGTTTGCCGATCGTCAGCAGATCAAGCTGTTCTTTGTGATGCTGTCGCTGATTACGATCCTGTCATGTTTGGGCGCATCGCTCGTCGTGGCGCGGCGGCATTTTCGCAAGGTGCGGTTTTACGTGTTCGGCTGGAGCGCGGCGGTTGGATCATCGCTTTTGTTCAACCTGATCCATGTGTTCGGGCTTGAGGTGAACCCAGAGGTGCAGACCAATACCATGCGTGCGACCATGGCGATTGACGCGCTGTTCATGGGGCTGGCCATTGTTGATCGGTATAACCAGATGCGTCAGACCCGGCAGCAAGCCTTGCACGCAAGTCTTGAGGCGGCGCAACGCAACCTCGAACTAACGCGTAGGATGGCCAATCTCGAACGACAGCTTGACCTGCTCGACACCGCCTCGCGCCAGCGGGATGAAGCCTTTGCCAATACCATCCATGACCTGCGTCAGCCCCTGCATGCGCTGCGCCTGAGGGTGCTGGGCGAGGCGGACGGGCGGCTGGCGAAAGGGGCCGAGCGCGAGAAAACCAACCAGAGCTTCAACTATCTTGAGACCCTGATTTCAGAGCATCTGAGCGCGGTTCAGGGCGGCGTGGGGAGCCTTGAAGGGGCGGGCGAGCCGGTAGTTGAAGTGACGGACAGCGCACAGGACATCACGATGGGTAACGTGCTTTCCGGCGTTTACGAGATGTTTCTGCCCGATGCCGCGGCCAAGGGGCTGGACTTTCGCATGGTCTCGACCAGTCTCAAAACCCCTGTCCCGCCTTTGGTTCTGATGCGTGTGCTGTCCAACCTCGTCTCGAACGCGATCCGCTATACCGAAGAAGGGCGCGTCCTGCTGGGGTGCCGCCGATATGGCGATATGATCAGCATCGAAGTGCATGATCAGGGCCCCGGCCTTGACCCGGCGGAATTTGCACGGGCGCGCGAGCGCGACGTGCGATTGGTGCGCGAGGATCACCCGGCCGATGGCTTTGGCTATGGCCTCGCTATTGTTGGCAATCTGGTGGCCGAGCACGGTGGCACGTTGGAGCGGGTGACACGCTGTTCCAGCGGTCTTGGGGTCGCGGTGCGGCTGCCGATGTCGAAATAG
- a CDS encoding ABC transporter ATP-binding protein, which translates to MIRLENLHKAFHYRGTVKHVARGVTITFPRGKSIGLLGRNGAGKSTLLNMLAGSIAPDQGQIVIEGTVSWPVGFQGSFHRDLTGAQNTRFLARVYGVDTDEMMHFVEEFAELGNHFHQPVRTYSSGMRSRLGFGCSMAIRFDWYLVDEVTAVGDAAFKSKSTALFRDRMRHSSAVFVSHSLNDIRNTCDAAVVLENGSMRYYRDLEEGIAQHERNMRRAPPG; encoded by the coding sequence ATGATCCGGCTAGAGAATCTGCACAAGGCTTTTCACTATCGCGGCACTGTCAAACATGTCGCGCGCGGGGTAACGATCACTTTCCCCCGCGGCAAGTCGATTGGCCTTTTGGGGCGCAATGGCGCAGGCAAATCGACATTGCTCAACATGCTGGCGGGGTCCATTGCGCCGGACCAAGGTCAAATCGTGATTGAGGGCACCGTTTCATGGCCGGTCGGCTTTCAGGGCAGCTTCCACCGGGATCTGACGGGTGCCCAAAACACCCGGTTTCTGGCACGGGTTTATGGCGTGGATACGGACGAGATGATGCATTTCGTCGAAGAATTCGCCGAGCTTGGCAATCATTTCCATCAGCCGGTGCGGACCTATTCATCAGGGATGCGCTCGCGGCTTGGTTTTGGCTGTTCGATGGCGATCCGGTTTGATTGGTATCTGGTAGATGAAGTCACCGCCGTGGGGGACGCCGCATTCAAAAGTAAGAGCACCGCGCTTTTCCGCGACCGGATGCGGCATTCCAGCGCTGTCTTTGTCTCGCATTCTCTGAACGATATTCGCAATACATGCGACGCGGCTGTTGTGCTGGAAAACGGATCCATGCGCTACTACCGCGACCTTGAAGAAGGCATCGCACAGCATGAGCGCAACATGCGCAGGGCACCGCCGGGCTGA
- a CDS encoding sugar transporter has translation MSETASPAPAPEVPSAKTVARPARPARMRVRHWLIMISFVLFVVTPAVGAGYYLYTFAADQYASKVGFTVRREESSSAMDLLGGLTQISGSDSSDTDILYEFILSQKLVRAIDQSLDLKEIYGKPDEDFIFRLPEDASIEDLLDYWERMVRVDYDPGSGLIEIEVRAFDALDAQRITGELFTRSSAMINELSSIARSDVTRYAKEELDQAISRLKTARQALTLFRNETQIVDPTADIQGQMGLLNSLQAQLAEALIELDLISATTNSTDPRVVQAQRRTKVIEKRIDEERRKLGVVSGSDGEKDVFADLVGKFEVLQVDLEFAEKAYVSALSAYDSAVAEARRQSRYLAAYLEPTLAETPATRSAGLSLRC, from the coding sequence TTGAGCGAAACAGCGAGCCCGGCACCCGCGCCGGAGGTCCCTTCAGCAAAAACCGTGGCGCGGCCAGCACGACCTGCGCGGATGCGTGTGCGGCACTGGTTGATCATGATCAGCTTTGTTTTGTTCGTGGTCACACCCGCCGTGGGAGCGGGGTATTATCTTTATACGTTTGCCGCCGATCAATATGCGTCGAAAGTCGGGTTTACCGTACGACGTGAGGAATCAAGCTCGGCCATGGATTTGCTGGGTGGGCTGACGCAGATTTCCGGGTCGGATTCGTCAGATACGGATATCCTTTATGAGTTCATTCTGAGCCAGAAGCTGGTGCGTGCAATCGACCAATCGCTTGACCTAAAAGAGATCTATGGCAAGCCCGACGAAGATTTCATTTTCCGCTTGCCTGAGGATGCCAGCATCGAAGACTTGCTGGATTATTGGGAGCGCATGGTGCGGGTGGATTATGATCCCGGATCTGGCTTGATCGAGATCGAAGTGCGGGCGTTTGACGCGTTGGACGCGCAGCGTATCACGGGTGAATTGTTCACCCGGTCCAGCGCCATGATCAACGAACTGTCCAGCATCGCGAGATCCGACGTTACGCGTTATGCCAAAGAAGAGCTGGATCAGGCGATCTCACGCCTTAAGACGGCGCGCCAGGCTTTGACGCTGTTTCGCAACGAAACCCAGATTGTCGACCCGACGGCGGATATTCAGGGCCAAATGGGCCTGTTGAATTCACTTCAGGCACAGCTTGCCGAAGCATTGATCGAGCTTGATCTGATCTCGGCCACGACCAACAGCACCGACCCGCGGGTCGTACAGGCCCAACGCCGCACTAAAGTGATCGAAAAGCGGATCGACGAAGAGCGTCGCAAACTTGGTGTGGTCAGCGGCTCTGATGGTGAAAAGGACGTTTTTGCCGATTTGGTGGGCAAGTTTGAAGTGTTGCAGGTCGATCTTGAGTTCGCCGAGAAAGCCTATGTTTCGGCGCTTTCGGCCTATGATTCAGCGGTTGCCGAAGCACGGCGGCAAAGCCGTTATCTGGCCGCCTATCTTGAGCCAACGCTGGCCGAGACTCCCGCTACCCGCAGCGCGGGATTATCCTTGCGGTGTTGA